Proteins encoded by one window of Bacillus sp. DTU_2020_1000418_1_SI_GHA_SEK_038:
- a CDS encoding MBL fold metallo-hydrolase has product MSEVILHVLGTAQDAGLPHPNCYCKNCTDAINNPKLRRFAASLAIVLLNDRKWHLIDATPDLKEQMVNLQLKYGLQGQLMDSILLTHAHLGHYPGLLFLGREAIGAAGVPVFAGQKMNQLLKEQAPWSQLTKLKNIMNHEIRNGQPLPIAQQVSIIPIEVPHRNEFSETFGFVIKGPNKKVLYIPDIDRWNEWEKDIYKACQEVDICLLDGTFHSPKDLEKIGRDFREIPHPLMTETMDRLQDLAGEKEIYFTHLNHSNPALDADRQIRSQIEDRGFFVADDGMEIRL; this is encoded by the coding sequence ATGAGCGAAGTGATTTTACATGTATTAGGAACGGCACAAGATGCTGGACTGCCACATCCGAATTGTTATTGTAAAAATTGTACTGATGCGATTAACAATCCAAAGCTTCGCCGCTTTGCCGCCTCATTAGCCATCGTTCTTCTGAATGATCGAAAATGGCATTTAATTGATGCGACACCTGATTTAAAAGAACAGATGGTAAATCTGCAATTAAAATACGGCTTGCAGGGCCAGCTTATGGATAGCATCCTTTTAACACATGCCCATTTAGGTCATTATCCAGGATTACTATTTTTGGGACGTGAGGCAATTGGTGCTGCTGGAGTTCCTGTATTTGCAGGTCAAAAAATGAATCAACTGCTAAAAGAACAGGCGCCATGGAGTCAATTAACTAAGCTTAAGAACATCATGAATCATGAAATTAGGAATGGACAACCCCTTCCCATTGCTCAGCAGGTTTCGATTATTCCAATCGAGGTTCCACATAGAAATGAATTCTCTGAGACTTTTGGATTTGTGATTAAGGGACCAAATAAAAAAGTACTGTACATCCCGGATATCGATCGCTGGAATGAATGGGAAAAAGACATATACAAGGCTTGTCAAGAGGTTGACATCTGCCTGCTTGATGGGACCTTTCATTCACCAAAGGACCTTGAAAAAATTGGCCGTGATTTCAGAGAAATCCCCCACCCTCTTATGACAGAAACAATGGATAGGCTTCAAGATTTAGCTGGTGAAAAAGAAATTTATTTTACCCATCTTAATCATTCGAACCCAGCTCTTGACGCTGATCGCCAAATTAGAAGCCAAATTGAGGATAGAGGCTTTTTTGTCGCTGATGATGGGATGGAAATTAGATTGTGA
- a CDS encoding lipoprotein yields MKLRMVLLTLAAVLFLAACGQKGLEDPITLSDQDNNEVTFPLEKPALFFFITTYT; encoded by the coding sequence ATGAAATTACGAATGGTTTTATTGACACTAGCAGCAGTGCTTTTTCTTGCTGCATGTGGACAAAAGGGTTTAGAAGATCCAATTACATTATCAGATCAAGATAATAATGAAGTTACATTTCCGTTAGAGAAGCCAGCATTGTTCTTTTTTATTACAACATACACCTGA
- a CDS encoding ring-cleaving dioxygenase encodes MNELKGIHHVTAITSSAEKIYDFFTFVLGMRLVKKTVNQDDIKTYHLFFADDAGNAGTDMTFFDFPGIPKGVHGTNEISKTSFRVPSDAALEYWVNRFDRLEINHTGITEQFGKRTLSFIDFDEQHYQLISDEHNNGVESGTPWQNGPIPLEYAITGLGPIFVRIANFPHFKEMMEKVLLFRESAQEGSFHLFEVGEGGNGAQVIVEDNPNLHQAQQGFGTVHHAAFRVEDRSVLEEWDKRIRSFRIPTSGFIDRFFFGSLYSRVAPQILFEYATDGPGFMGDEPYETLGEKLSLPPFLEGKREQIEKMVRPIDTIRSTKKIEKEY; translated from the coding sequence ATGAACGAACTAAAAGGCATCCATCATGTAACAGCCATAACAAGCAGTGCTGAAAAGATCTATGATTTTTTTACTTTTGTTTTAGGAATGCGCTTAGTAAAGAAAACAGTTAACCAGGATGATATAAAAACATATCACTTATTTTTCGCAGATGACGCTGGAAATGCAGGGACAGATATGACTTTCTTTGACTTTCCTGGTATTCCTAAAGGCGTACACGGAACAAATGAAATTTCAAAAACATCCTTTCGTGTCCCCAGTGACGCAGCATTAGAATATTGGGTGAACAGATTTGACCGTCTAGAAATTAATCATACAGGGATTACCGAGCAATTCGGAAAAAGGACATTATCCTTTATTGATTTTGATGAACAGCATTATCAATTGATTTCCGATGAACATAATAATGGGGTGGAATCTGGGACACCTTGGCAAAATGGTCCTATTCCTTTAGAATATGCGATTACTGGCCTAGGTCCAATCTTTGTTCGCATCGCAAATTTTCCCCATTTTAAAGAAATGATGGAAAAGGTCCTCTTATTCAGAGAAAGCGCTCAGGAAGGATCATTTCATTTATTTGAAGTTGGAGAAGGTGGAAATGGCGCCCAAGTTATCGTAGAAGATAATCCTAATCTCCATCAGGCTCAACAAGGGTTTGGCACCGTTCATCATGCCGCATTCCGTGTTGAAGACCGCTCTGTTCTAGAAGAGTGGGATAAACGAATTCGCAGCTTCAGAATTCCTACATCTGGTTTCATTGACCGTTTCTTTTTTGGGTCCTTGTACTCAAGAGTAGCACCCCAAATATTATTCGAGTACGCCACAGATGGACCTGGATTTATGGGAGATGAACCGTATGAAACACTTGGAGAAAAATTATCCCTACCACCGTTTTTAGAAGGAAAACGTGAACAAATTGAAAAAATGGTTAGACCAATTGATACGATTAGAAGTACGA